One Peromyscus leucopus breed LL Stock chromosome 6, UCI_PerLeu_2.1, whole genome shotgun sequence genomic region harbors:
- the Il6r gene encoding LOW QUALITY PROTEIN: interleukin-6 receptor subunit alpha (The sequence of the model RefSeq protein was modified relative to this genomic sequence to represent the inferred CDS: inserted 1 base in 1 codon; deleted 2 bases in 1 codon), with the protein MPAAGCALLAALLAAPAVAMALGSCRALEVAKDTVTSLPGATVTLICPGKEAEGNTTIRWVYSGSQHRRWTTMGNTLLLRAVQLSDTGNYLCFLDGHLVGTVPLLVDVPPEEPKLSCFRKNPLVSATCEWFPSSSPSPTTKAVLFVKKINSTNSKSDFQVPCQYSQTSRSFSCQVKILEGERVYHVVSLCVSNSVGSSSSSHVAFQSLKMVQPDPPMNLVVSAIPGRPRWLNVSWQDPESWDPRYYMLKFELRYRPVWSKTFTVWLLRAAEYQCIIHDALRGVKHVVQLRGKEELETGQWSEWSPEVTGTPWIEPRSTPAGILGSPTQVSDEDYDDEEDWYSSLEATSSPASAQESSSVSLPTFLVAGGSMAFGFFLCVCIILRLKKTWRPQAVKESKKSXPPPYSLGQLKPTFILVPLLTSAGPDSSRPDNTLSHGCLGVGDLQSPYGTSHRDYLFPR; encoded by the exons AGGTGGCAAAGGATACGGTGACTAGCCTGCCCGGGGCCACTGTCACCCTGATCTGCCCTgggaaggaagcagaaggcaaTACCACCATTCGATGGGTGTACTCCGGCTCACAACACAGACGGTGGACGACCATGGGAAACACGCTGCTTCTGAGGGCAGTGCAGCTCAGTGACACAGGGAACTATTTATGCTTCCTGGATGGCCACCTGGTGGGGACTGTGCCCTTGCTGGTGGATG TTCCTCCAGAGGAGCCTAAACTCTCCTGCTTCCGGAAGAACCCCCTTGTAAGTGCTACTTGTGAGTGGTTCCCAAGCAGCAGTCCTTCTCCAACGACCAAGGCTGTGCTGTTCGTGAAGAAAAT CAACAGCACCAACTCCAAGAGTGACTTCCAGGTGCCCTGCCAGTATTCTCAGACGTCCAGAAGCTTCTCCTGCCAGGTGAAAATCCTAGAGGGTGAAAGAGTTTACCACGTGGTGTCACTGTGTGTTTCGAACAGTGTCGGAAGCAGTTCCAGCAGCCATGTGGCATTTCAGAGCTTAAAAATGG TGCAGCCTGACCCGCCTATGAATCTGGTCGTATCGGCCATACCTGGAAGGCCTCGCTGGCTCAACGTCAGCTGGCAAGACCCCGAGTCCTGGGACCCACGTTACTACATGCTGAAGTTTGAGCTTCGATACCGACCCGTGTGGTCAAAGACATTCACCGTGTGGCTG CTCCGGGCGGCCGAGTACCAGTGCATCATCCATGATGCCTTGCGAGGAGTGAAGCACGTGGTGCAGCTCCGTGGAAAGGAGGAGCTTGAGACTGGCCAGTGGAGCGAGTGGTCCCCGGAAGTCACGGGCACTCCTTGGATAG AGCCCAGGAGCACTCCCGCAGGGATCCTTGGAAGCCCCACGCAG GTCTCTGATGAAGACTATGACGATGAGGAGGATTGGTACAGTTCTCTAGAAGCAACAAGCAGCCCGG cctcagCGCAAGAATCTTCCTCAGTATCGCTTCCCACATTCCTGGTGGCTGGAGGAAGCATGGCGTTTGggtttttcctctgtgtctgcatcATCCTGAG GCTCAAGAAGACATGGAGGCCCCAGGCCGTGAAGGAGAGCAAGAAGA TCCCCCCGCCGTATTCCTTGGGGCAGCTGAAGCCGACCTTCATCTTGGTCCCTCTCCTCACCTCCGCTGGG CCCGACAGCTCTAGGCCTGACAATACCTTAAGCCACGGCTGCCTGGGTGTCGGGGACCTGCAGAGCCCGTATGGCACCAGCCATAGAGACTACTTATTCCCCAGATAG